The genomic window CGTACCGCCCTGGTCATTGTAAATGGAAATGAAGAGAAACCCTCCTGGCGCAACCAGCGTAAGGACATATTCCAACGCTTGCCACATTGCTCCTGTATGGTGAAGTACACCCCAGGAATATACAATATCCGACTTCCCCAAAGTCTGGAGGTACGCTGCATCCAGCACCGATCCCTGCTCAATCGTCCAGGTGGGATCGTTTGGGAAATAGCGCTGCCTGAGTTCAGCAGTACACTCCACTGCTACTGGGTCGTAGTCAAAGGAGCGGACCTTTGCGCCCAACCTTCTGGCAGCAAGAGAAAACAGGCCACTCCCAGACCCAATATCGAGAAACGTCTTGCCCTGTAAGTTCTCCACCGATAGCCGACGTTTGAGCGATTTTTCAGCCTCGGTAATGCGCTCATCGTTGAGTGTTCTGAGGAATTGGCGCCAGTTCTTCCCAAATGCAAAGCGCTCGCCCGTAGCAACTTCTTTTTCAGAGAGAATCATCTCGCCCCCTTTGGATTTCAGACTCAGGCATGTTCATCACAGCACAGACGAGGAGGATACGAAGGCGCCCTGGCGCCTTATCGCTGCGCTCACCTGTGGGCGCCTTTGTCTGGTGTTGTCAACGCCAGGCAAAGCTGCTCATAGTAATCGGCAACACGGTCCCAATTATACTGCTGTGCAATATGGGCGCGCGCTTGTCCTCGGCGCTCGGCAACAAGATCAGGATGGGCGAGCAGTTCGCCCAGCACACGGCATAAGTCGCTGGTATCTCCACTCTGAAAGAAGAAGCCAGATGGACCTGCTGCTTCGATATTGGCTGGGATAGTGCTTACCAGCACACAGTTATTAAATGCCAGGGCCTCAAGCAGGGTAAACGCTATTCCTTCAGAGCTGCTGGGCAGAACATAGACGTAGGC from Ktedonobacterales bacterium includes these protein-coding regions:
- a CDS encoding class I SAM-dependent methyltransferase — translated: MILSEKEVATGERFAFGKNWRQFLRTLNDERITEAEKSLKRRLSVENLQGKTFLDIGSGSGLFSLAARRLGAKVRSFDYDPVAVECTAELRQRYFPNDPTWTIEQGSVLDAAYLQTLGKSDIVYSWGVLHHTGAMWQALEYVLTLVAPGGFLFISIYNDQGGTSRRWRQMKRTYNRLPRYLRFLILIPLTIQLRGTRMLRDLLQHGNPFTSWQNYKKNRGMSAWRDLVDWAGGYPFEVAKPEEIFDFYRKRGFILEQLKTCGKGHGCNEYVFRKAEES